One genomic segment of Nitrospinaceae bacterium includes these proteins:
- a CDS encoding ATP-binding cassette domain-containing protein: MLEIRGLAPLGLKPFNFQLNSGHCAAILGPSGAGKSLLLRAVADLDPNEGEISLGGTLRSSLPAPEWRRQVVYLPADAGWWAERVGEHFPDHDSAAAVIARLGLPEESLGWEIGRLSTGERQRLALARALLLSPKALLLDEPTSGLDEDSTRATEEELKSRLGKGCAILMVTHSREQARRMASSLLIVEGGAVREEAP; the protein is encoded by the coding sequence ATGCTCGAAATCAGGGGGCTCGCCCCCTTGGGCCTAAAACCTTTTAACTTTCAACTAAATAGCGGCCATTGCGCAGCCATCTTAGGTCCCTCTGGCGCAGGGAAATCGCTCTTGTTGCGCGCGGTGGCCGATCTCGATCCCAACGAGGGTGAAATCTCGCTGGGCGGAACGCTACGCTCCTCGCTCCCGGCCCCCGAATGGCGCAGGCAGGTCGTCTATCTTCCCGCCGACGCGGGGTGGTGGGCCGAGCGTGTGGGAGAGCATTTCCCCGATCATGACTCTGCCGCTGCCGTTATCGCCCGGCTCGGGCTGCCCGAGGAAAGCCTCGGCTGGGAGATTGGCCGCCTCTCGACCGGCGAGCGCCAGCGACTTGCCCTGGCGCGGGCGCTGCTCCTCTCCCCGAAAGCGCTGCTTCTTGATGAGCCCACCTCGGGCCTCGATGAAGATTCGACCCGCGCCACCGAGGAAGAGTTAAAAAGCCGTCTCGGGAAAGGGTGCGCCATCTTGATGGTCACCCACAGCCGCGAGCAGGCGCGGCGCATGGCGTCGAGCCTACTCATCGTCGAGGGCGGCGCGGTGCGCGAGGAGGCGCCATGA
- the arsM gene encoding arsenite methyltransferase yields the protein MADACCGGEQDSGASDCCGDGGDVKAAVRELYSKVAEGEASCCGGGDMLMGIDSLKESGYSAERVADLPDDVVSSNAACGNPIEMVALKAGERVLDLGSGAGLDCFLAAGEVGESGRSIGIDMTDAMLAKAERNREKMGLKNVEFRKGEMEAMPVEDGEVDAIISNCVINLSPDKGAVFSESFRVLRPGGRFVVSDVVIGEGFNPEGTTDEWCECIAGAISEDDYLGGLRAAGFEGAEILGRRPYLVEGLKSAIIRAVKPE from the coding sequence ATGGCGGATGCTTGTTGCGGAGGCGAGCAGGATAGTGGCGCTTCTGATTGCTGTGGTGATGGCGGGGATGTGAAGGCTGCCGTTCGGGAGCTTTACTCGAAAGTGGCCGAGGGCGAGGCGAGTTGTTGCGGCGGCGGCGATATGTTGATGGGAATCGATAGCCTAAAAGAGAGCGGCTACAGTGCCGAGCGTGTGGCGGATCTTCCCGATGATGTTGTGTCCTCGAACGCCGCCTGCGGCAATCCCATCGAAATGGTGGCTTTGAAGGCGGGCGAGCGGGTACTCGACCTGGGTTCGGGCGCGGGGCTCGATTGTTTTCTCGCCGCTGGCGAGGTTGGAGAATCCGGCCGGAGCATCGGCATCGATATGACCGACGCCATGCTTGCCAAGGCCGAGAGAAATCGCGAGAAAATGGGATTAAAGAACGTCGAGTTCAGAAAAGGCGAGATGGAGGCGATGCCCGTCGAGGACGGCGAGGTAGACGCCATTATTTCGAACTGTGTCATCAACCTATCGCCCGACAAGGGTGCAGTGTTCAGCGAATCGTTCCGGGTCTTGCGGCCAGGCGGGCGGTTTGTCGTCTCGGATGTCGTCATTGGAGAAGGGTTCAACCCCGAGGGCACCACCGATGAGTGGTGCGAATGCATCGCCGGGGCGATTAGCGAGGACGATTATCTTGGCGGTCTTCGCGCGGCGGGTTTTGAGGGTGCTGAAATCTTGGGCCGGCGGCCTTATCTTGTCGAGGGGCTAAAGAGCGCTATCATCCGGGCAGTTAAACCCGAATAA
- a CDS encoding M20/M25/M40 family metallo-hydrolase encodes MPHPDFERAERHIYEDPLRRTLMEMVDIASPTGGEKDMADYLERRMSRAGLQTALQEVSAGRPNVVGTLSGSGKGRNLLFTGHMDTSYDGDEDFLTGEGFKAKAVYRDGWIWGLGANNMKSGLACALVALEAIAEEGISLPGDITLAGVVGEIEKAPIEEFQGEYFAGYGTGSRYLITHGITADYAILAEPTSLQVSNANMGCIWARITAGGTMAHSAYGKKPGHVNAIEEIHHIQSALLDWAPGYSERHEFMGERPSVTIAAVRGGLRWRLSRNPFEASLYVDVRTVPGLKADDVKRELRAVLQQVAGERNMPEAELIFYVNDPATLIDAEIPIIKSMRTAHEEVTGASAAPVIRLPAADSTHFNRYDIPCAVYGPGGFTHPDAGTWMHAAGEHVSVENMLTAARVYLAAALDICSQQTA; translated from the coding sequence ATGCCTCATCCCGATTTTGAACGCGCCGAGCGCCACATCTACGAAGACCCCCTTCGCCGAACCCTAATGGAGATGGTGGACATCGCCAGCCCCACGGGCGGCGAAAAAGACATGGCTGACTATCTTGAGCGGCGAATGAGCCGCGCAGGCCTCCAGACAGCCCTCCAGGAGGTCAGCGCCGGGCGGCCCAATGTCGTGGGCACTCTTTCCGGCTCGGGCAAGGGCCGCAACCTGCTCTTCACCGGCCACATGGACACCTCCTACGATGGCGATGAGGATTTTCTCACCGGAGAGGGCTTCAAGGCCAAGGCGGTCTACCGCGACGGCTGGATATGGGGACTTGGCGCCAACAACATGAAAAGCGGCCTCGCCTGTGCCCTCGTGGCGCTTGAGGCAATCGCCGAGGAAGGCATCTCCCTGCCGGGGGACATTACCCTTGCAGGCGTGGTTGGGGAGATCGAAAAAGCCCCCATCGAGGAATTCCAGGGCGAATACTTCGCTGGCTACGGCACCGGCTCGCGCTACCTCATCACCCACGGAATAACCGCTGACTATGCCATTTTGGCCGAGCCCACCTCGCTCCAGGTTTCGAACGCCAACATGGGCTGCATCTGGGCGCGAATCACCGCTGGCGGCACGATGGCCCACAGCGCCTACGGAAAAAAACCGGGCCACGTCAACGCCATCGAGGAAATTCACCACATCCAGTCTGCCCTCCTCGACTGGGCACCCGGCTACAGCGAGCGCCACGAGTTCATGGGCGAGCGCCCCTCGGTCACCATCGCCGCCGTGCGGGGCGGGCTGCGCTGGCGTCTTTCGCGCAACCCTTTCGAGGCAAGCCTCTATGTGGACGTGAGAACCGTACCGGGGTTAAAGGCCGATGACGTGAAGAGGGAGCTGCGCGCCGTGCTCCAGCAAGTTGCCGGAGAGCGGAACATGCCCGAGGCTGAGCTTATTTTTTACGTGAACGATCCGGCCACGCTGATAGACGCGGAAATTCCTATCATCAAATCAATGCGCACCGCCCACGAGGAAGTCACCGGCGCCTCGGCCGCGCCCGTCATCCGCCTTCCCGCCGCCGACTCGACCCACTTCAACCGCTACGACATCCCCTGCGCTGTCTATGGGCCCGGAGGCTTCACCCATCCCGATGCAGGCACCTGGATGCACGCCGCAGGCGAGCACGTATCGGTGGAGAACATGCTCACCGCCGCCCGGGTCTATCTGGCCGCCGCCCTCGACATTTGCAGCCAGCAAACGGCCTAA